From Kaistella polysaccharea:
TTTGATGCCGTTCGATCAAGATTGCGAGGGCTTTTTCGTTTCCATCTTTGTACGCGGAAATCAGCCAGCTGTCTGTATTTGTATTCATAACTCGTGTCTAAAAATTCACCAAACGAATGCACACCTAAAATTTTTGGGCTGCTTTTTTCGTTATTTAAAAAATCAGTAGAGTTTTATAATCATACAATTTCGTTGTTATGTAAAGGCTAAATTAAGCAAAAAGTTAATACTATGTTAAAAAAAATGTTAAAATTTTTAAAATCTGTTATTTTAATAAATCATGAATCAAGACAATGGGTACATTTACCGTAAAATTAATATTTAAACCTTCCAATTTCTTTCCATTAATACCTTCTTTATCTATCGAAAACGCGTAGCCACCAGTTAAATCGACCAAGCCGAATAAAGTTACTCCGATCTTCGGCGAGATATATTTAGTAGTAGCTTCGGCGCCAGCTAAAAAATAATAAGCGTGATAAAGATCTACATTCCGCTGAAAATTGAGCAAAATATCACCCTGTACTTTCGGTAAAGCGACAAATTTTCCGTTTGTACTTCCGAACATTCCTGCAGCACCAAGTCGGAATATCATATCATCATTTTCTAAAAACAATAAGCGCCCGCCCACTTCAGCAAAGCTTTGATTTTGATAAACATAGCCCGCATGAACCATTTTGTGTACCGTAAGCTGCGCATTAAAACTTCCAGAAAAAACAATCAGCAATAGTGCCGTGATAAAAAATCGTTTCTGCATTACTATGATTTTAGATTGGGGATAAAGTTAAAAAAATGCTTTAACATTTTTTTGTTAAAGCATTTATATTTAGTTATAAATTAAATTCTTTCTTAATTTCTTCTACTTTATCCAGTTTTTCCCAGGTAAAGAATTCCAGGTCTTTAATCACCAATTCTTCGCCATTTGCCTTTTTAAAAGTTTTATCAGCGATATAATGTTCACGACCCATATGTCCGTAAGACGCAGTTTCCTGATAAATAGGATTTCTAAGTTTAAGATTTTGTTCGATGGCGTACGGTCTTAAATCGAAGAGTTTCTGAATCTTTTCGGAAATCTCCCCATCGTGTAAATCGACTTTAGCGGTGCCATAAGTGTTCACATATAATCCACAAGGTTCAGCGACACCAATGGCATAAGAAACCTGTACTAGAATTTCATCTGCAACGCCCGCAGCTACAAGATTTTTGGCGATATGACGAACTGCATAAGCCGCACTTCTATCTACTTTAGAAGGATCTTTTCCAGAAAACGCTCCACCACCGTGTGCACCTTTTCCGCCATAAGTATCAACAATTATTTTCCGGCCAGTTAAACCGGTATCACCGTGCGGACCGCCTATTACAAATTTACCTGTAGGATTAATGTGGTACTTAATCTGATCATTAAAAAGATCCTGAATAGCGCGAGTTTGTTGGGCTTTCACTTTCGGGATGAGAATTTCTATAATATCTTTTCGAATTTTAGCCAACATGGCTTCTTCACTCCCAAAATCATCATGCTGCGTTGAAACGACAATTGAATCAATTCTTACTGGTTTGTGATCATCAGAATATTCAATCGTAACCTGCGATTTAGCATCGGGACGAAGATATTTGATTGCGTCGCTTTCTTTACGAAGTGTAGATAATTCTTTTAAAATGGTATGCGCTAAATCAAGTGCTAGCGGCATATAGTTTTCAGTTTCATTGGTCGCGTAACCAAACATCATTCCCTGATCACCTGCACCTTGCGAATTAGCACGACTTTCAAAATCATCATTTTCAGAAATCCGGTCAACACCCTGATTGATATCTGGAGACTGTTCGTGAATGGCAGAAATTACACCGCAAGAATCACCATTAAACATGTATTCTCCTTTCGTATAGCCAATTTTGTTGATTACTTTTCGGGCGATATCCTGTACATCCAGGTATGCTGTAGATTTTACTTCTCCCGCCAAAACCACTTGTCCAGTTGTTACCATTGTTTCACAGGCAACTTTTGAATTGGGGTCATTTGCTAAAAAATTATCGATTAATGCGTCGGAAATCTGATCAGCCACTTTATCCGGATGTCCTTCGGAAACGGATTCAGAGGTAAATAAATAAGACATATTTCTTTTGTTTTTAAATTAAAAGTACCGGAAAAGAAAGGAGTTGATTGCAAAAGAAACTAAAAGAGAAAATCGGTTTTAGCATTTTTTAATGAGGTTGCAATCAGTACAAATTTTTCCTCCCGAAATTATAGGTGCAAATTTAATTACTATTTACGGAATCGCAAAATTTATTTGGATGTAAAAAATTATTGAGGTTTAATGACCACAAATTCCTCTGGATTTTTATTAAAGTTAAGCTTTGATTTTAGAGAATCGGCGATGAAAAGAATCATCTCGTCTAAAATTTTCTGCTTGTAGGTAGGTTTGTAATAAATCATCGAAATTTCACGATACGGAAAAGGTTTTCTAAATCGTTTTACTTTATCGCGTTGTTGATCAGAAAGTTGATCTACCGCCAGTTCGGGCAAAATACTGATGCCACCCAATTTGTCAACAAGCTGAACCAACGTGTTGATATTCGATGCAACAAATTCTAAATTTTTCGGCGTAATCGTATTTTCGCGCAGTTCACATATATTTTCAAACTGTGTCCGCAGGCAGTTCCCTTCTTCTAAAAGCCAAACTTTCTGCACATCAATTTTATCGGGGATCACAAAACTATCTTCTTTCTGATCATCACTGTCGTCCGCAGAATACAGCATCAATTCTTCATTAAACAAAAAGTCATGGTAAAATTCATTGGCCGCTGCGAACGGTGTTGAAATTATTCCTGCGTCTAACTCACCGGCTTTTAAAGCTTTAATGATGTTTTCGGTGGTCATCTCTTTTACGTTCAATTGAATTTTCGGATGATTTTTTAAGAATTCGAAAATTTCTGCAGGCAAAATAGACCCAGAAACAGTTGGGATAATTCCTAAATTTAACTTTCCGGCCAAAACATTGTTAAGTGCGTTTGCTTTACTTTTTAATTCATTGATGGAGTCTACTACTTTTTTAGCTTCAATGATAAGTTGCGCGCCAACATCTGTTGTCCGGATTGGATGAGTTGTGCGGTCGAATATTTTCACGTCCATCTCATCTTCAAACTTCTGTATCATTGCGCTTAAAGTCGGTTGAGTAATAAAGCAGGCCTGCGCTGCGTTTCCAAAGTGCTTATATTTATCTACCGCGATAAGATATTCCAATTGCTGAATGTTCATTTCATTAATTTTATCTATGCCAAATATACTGAGATTTTGCCGTAATCCCATTAATTTTAAATAAATTTGAAGGTTATAATAATCCGAATTATGAGTATCAAGAAAATGGGTGATTTCACCCAGAACCCTTACTACGAGAAAGACGATGTATCATTAAATATTCAGGGGAAATCGATGAATCAAAATACTTTTTCCCTTCAAGAAGATCTTTCACAAATTGTACGTGAGCGCATTCCAGAACGTTTAATTTACACGAAAGGAACCGGTGCTTACGGCACATTTACGGTGACCAACGATATCTCGAAATTTACAAAAGCTAAATTATTCTCCTCAATTGGAAATACCTGTAAGGTTTTTACGCGATTTTCAGCGTCGCAAAGTGAGAAAGGAAGCGCCGATACAAACAGAGACACCCGTGGCTTTGCAATAAAATTCTATACCGAAGATGGCAATTGGGATCTCGTGGGAAGCAGCAGTCCCGTATTTTTTGTAAAAAGTCCAGCAAAGTTTTCGGACCTGATAAAAACACAACAACGTTCTCCTAAAACAAATTTGAAAAATCCTACGGCAATGTGGGATTTTTATAGTGCAAACCCGGAAAGTCTCCATCAGTTACTTATTCATTTATCTGGTCGTGGAACGCCACGAGGTTACCGTCATATGCATGGATACGGTTCGCATACGTACGCAATGATTAATGCTGACCATGAACGAGTTTGGGTGAAATATCATATCAGGACAAAACAGGGGATAAAAAACTTCCCACCGAATCAAGCTTCACAACTTAAAAATTTAAATCCCGATTTCGCGCAGGAAGATTTAATAAATGCTTTACAAACAGGTGACTTTCCGAAATGGACCATTTATATTCAAGTGATGACGGAAGATCAAGCAAAAGAGTT
This genomic window contains:
- a CDS encoding hydrogen peroxide-inducible genes activator, yielding MNIQQLEYLIAVDKYKHFGNAAQACFITQPTLSAMIQKFEDEMDVKIFDRTTHPIRTTDVGAQLIIEAKKVVDSINELKSKANALNNVLAGKLNLGIIPTVSGSILPAEIFEFLKNHPKIQLNVKEMTTENIIKALKAGELDAGIISTPFAAANEFYHDFLFNEELMLYSADDSDDQKEDSFVIPDKIDVQKVWLLEEGNCLRTQFENICELRENTITPKNLEFVASNINTLVQLVDKLGGISILPELAVDQLSDQQRDKVKRFRKPFPYREISMIYYKPTYKQKILDEMILFIADSLKSKLNFNKNPEEFVVIKPQ
- the metK gene encoding methionine adenosyltransferase; this translates as MSYLFTSESVSEGHPDKVADQISDALIDNFLANDPNSKVACETMVTTGQVVLAGEVKSTAYLDVQDIARKVINKIGYTKGEYMFNGDSCGVISAIHEQSPDINQGVDRISENDDFESRANSQGAGDQGMMFGYATNETENYMPLALDLAHTILKELSTLRKESDAIKYLRPDAKSQVTIEYSDDHKPVRIDSIVVSTQHDDFGSEEAMLAKIRKDIIEILIPKVKAQQTRAIQDLFNDQIKYHINPTGKFVIGGPHGDTGLTGRKIIVDTYGGKGAHGGGAFSGKDPSKVDRSAAYAVRHIAKNLVAAGVADEILVQVSYAIGVAEPCGLYVNTYGTAKVDLHDGEISEKIQKLFDLRPYAIEQNLKLRNPIYQETASYGHMGREHYIADKTFKKANGEELVIKDLEFFTWEKLDKVEEIKKEFNL
- a CDS encoding catalase — translated: MSIKKMGDFTQNPYYEKDDVSLNIQGKSMNQNTFSLQEDLSQIVRERIPERLIYTKGTGAYGTFTVTNDISKFTKAKLFSSIGNTCKVFTRFSASQSEKGSADTNRDTRGFAIKFYTEDGNWDLVGSSSPVFFVKSPAKFSDLIKTQQRSPKTNLKNPTAMWDFYSANPESLHQLLIHLSGRGTPRGYRHMHGYGSHTYAMINADHERVWVKYHIRTKQGIKNFPPNQASQLKNLNPDFAQEDLINALQTGDFPKWTIYIQVMTEDQAKEFRWNPFDVTKVWFQDEFPLHEIGEFELNEIPTDYQSHVEQAVFSPTNIVDGLALSPDPILQTRVFTYPDAQRYRVGRHANLLEVNRCPFSIDKNIKKGESSYFEEKIVSKNPIELEDNYTESAYSENEDDHFTQPGLFYSKALQDYDRVELIRNIIESMNEITGSQREEIINRQICHFFRSNIELGMKVAMGLKINIDANMMNHAGS